TTCGGCTCGTTGAAGAGCTGGAAGCTGCCGATGATGGAGAAGATCGTCGCGATGACGATCGCGCCGCGCAGGGCCGGGAGCTTGATGCTCCAGACGATGCGGAACTGGCCGGCGCCGTCGAGCGCGGCCGCCTCGTAGATGTCGGTGGGCACCGCGCGCAGGGCCGAGTAGAAGATCAGCATGTTGTAGCCGACGAACTCCCAGGTGACGATGTTGCCGATCGCCACGAGGATCCACTGCTGCGTGAAGGGCGTGACGAGGTCGAACCCGAGGAGGTCGTTGATGTTGCCGGCCAGGCCCATCCGCTCCGAGTACATGAACCCCCACATGAGCACCGCGACGACGCCGGGCACCGCGTAGGGGAGGAAGAGGCCGATGCGGAACAGCGACGAACCGGCGAGCCGCCGGGAGTCGATCGCGAGGGCGGCGACGAGCGCCAGCACGAGCATGATCGGCACCTGCACGGCCAGGAACAGCGAGACCCGCAGCGCACCCTCGAGGAACTTCGGGTCGGTGAAGGCCTGCACGTAGTTGTCGAAGCCGACGAACACGTTGCCGCCGACGAGCTTGTCGCGGAACAGGCTCAGGAAGATCGAGTAGACGACCGGCGCGAGGAAGGTGAGCGCGAAGACGACGAGGAACGGGGCGACGAAGCCGAGGCCCGCCCACTGCCGGGTCGTCGAGGGCCGTCGCGAGGGGCGCGCGGCGCGACTCCGTGCGGGCGCCGGCGGGGGCGCGGCGGGAGCGATGGTCGACATCGGCGTCTCCGTCCTCTTCATCGGGGTGGTCGTGGCATCCGTGCGGCGACGAAATGTTTACGTCAACATCGGACGGGGCGAGAGTAGCATGTTTACGTCAACATCTGTCAACCCCGAGTCCGACCTAAGGCATAGAGTGACCTTGATGACCCTCGCGAACGATCACCCGAGATCCGTCTCCCTGCGCGAAGTCGCGCAGGCGGCGGGCGTTTCGGGACAGACCGTGTCGCGGGTCGCCAACAACGCGACCAACGTCGCCGAGCCCACGCGACAGAAGGTGCTCGCGGCCATGGCAGACCTCGGCTACCGCCCGAACGTCGCCGCCCGCGCCCTCCGCCGCGGATCGTTCGGCTCGATCGGCGTCGTCGTGTTCACCCT
This genomic window from Candidatus Microbacterium phytovorans contains:
- a CDS encoding sugar ABC transporter permease, whose protein sequence is MSTIAPAAPPPAPARSRAARPSRRPSTTRQWAGLGFVAPFLVVFALTFLAPVVYSIFLSLFRDKLVGGNVFVGFDNYVQAFTDPKFLEGALRVSLFLAVQVPIMLVLALVAALAIDSRRLAGSSLFRIGLFLPYAVPGVVAVLMWGFMYSERMGLAGNINDLLGFDLVTPFTQQWILVAIGNIVTWEFVGYNMLIFYSALRAVPTDIYEAAALDGAGQFRIVWSIKLPALRGAIVIATIFSIIGSFQLFNEPNILRPLAQSIITTYFTPNMYAYNLSFFGQQVNYAATVAIVMGVVTAVIAYVVQLRGNRQELR